Proteins found in one Fulvitalea axinellae genomic segment:
- a CDS encoding glycoside hydrolase family 2 protein, protein MKNLFLTGLLVFFSTIAFSQRQVIDFNQEWKFRKVHSKMKETLISTPHCWNIDDALDPSGKPDYFRGLCSYKKTLTLKPEWEGKRIFIRFLGVNNVANIYVNGKHIGEHKGGYTAFAFDMTPYLYAKKKNRIEVKVSNAWRADITPLGGDFNIYGGIYRPVELLVLEPSHITPMDYGSSGVYITQRSVSEQAADLVIDAKVTNGNSFRERLYAHYTIKDQDGKTVYTGKSNKMINGRETITISRRVRLENPHLWDGKRDPYLYTVETVLKNEAGKVFDRVEQTTGFRYFEFHPKKGFLLNGKHMKLRGVNRHQDRLGKGYALSPSDHEQDMALMKEMGVNSIRLAHYPQSPYMYSLADKEGMVVWAEIPMLEYHDNEGFKENCRQQLIELIRQQYNHPSIVTWSLFNEIKDKGTDDYPFVSELNRIAHGEDPSRPTTSATHIGGDFIKITDINAWNKYIGWYGKASPAKIDGWLKRNHENDPGYGFGISEYGAGASLKHYEDTLKQPTPKAVWHPEKWQTHYHEEHWRAISKFDPVWGTYVWNMFDFGAAHRVEGDTFGRNDKGLVTIDRKERKDSFYFYKANWNRNEPFIHIAEQRFAERKKAMQYIKAFTNLDKTVLTVNGKKFRTKRTDNGTCLWEGITLKDGENTIKVSGKKNGKIITDECVLILKKELASAK, encoded by the coding sequence ATGAAAAATTTATTTCTTACGGGCTTGCTCGTATTTTTCTCCACCATCGCTTTTTCCCAGCGACAGGTGATCGATTTCAATCAGGAATGGAAATTCAGAAAAGTCCATTCCAAAATGAAAGAAACGCTTATCTCCACTCCACACTGCTGGAATATCGACGACGCTCTGGACCCCTCCGGAAAACCGGACTATTTCCGCGGACTTTGTAGCTACAAAAAAACGCTTACGCTCAAGCCCGAATGGGAAGGAAAACGCATCTTCATCCGTTTTTTGGGCGTCAACAACGTAGCCAACATCTATGTAAACGGCAAACACATCGGCGAGCACAAAGGCGGTTATACGGCCTTCGCCTTTGACATGACCCCGTACCTATACGCCAAAAAGAAAAACCGGATCGAAGTAAAAGTCAGCAACGCTTGGCGGGCGGATATCACGCCCCTCGGCGGCGACTTCAACATCTACGGCGGCATCTATCGTCCCGTAGAATTGCTCGTTCTTGAGCCAAGCCACATCACGCCGATGGACTACGGCAGTTCCGGCGTTTACATTACCCAGCGTTCGGTAAGCGAACAGGCCGCCGATCTGGTTATCGACGCCAAGGTGACAAACGGAAACTCTTTCCGCGAGAGGCTTTATGCGCACTACACCATAAAAGACCAGGACGGAAAGACCGTTTACACGGGAAAGTCAAACAAAATGATCAACGGCCGTGAGACGATCACCATTTCGCGACGGGTAAGACTTGAGAACCCGCACCTCTGGGACGGCAAACGCGACCCTTACCTTTACACAGTAGAGACAGTGCTTAAAAACGAAGCGGGCAAAGTGTTTGACCGCGTCGAGCAGACTACAGGTTTCCGCTACTTTGAATTCCATCCGAAAAAAGGATTCCTCCTCAACGGAAAACACATGAAACTCCGTGGCGTAAACCGTCACCAAGACCGTTTGGGCAAAGGCTACGCCCTCTCGCCAAGCGACCACGAACAGGATATGGCACTTATGAAAGAGATGGGCGTCAACTCTATCCGTCTGGCGCATTACCCGCAGTCACCTTACATGTATTCGTTGGCCGACAAGGAAGGAATGGTCGTTTGGGCAGAAATTCCGATGCTCGAATACCACGACAACGAAGGTTTCAAGGAGAACTGCCGTCAGCAACTCATTGAGCTTATTCGCCAGCAATACAATCATCCGTCAATCGTAACTTGGAGTCTCTTTAACGAAATCAAAGACAAAGGCACTGATGACTACCCGTTCGTAAGCGAGCTGAACCGCATAGCGCACGGCGAAGACCCAAGCCGCCCGACCACCTCGGCTACGCATATCGGCGGGGACTTCATCAAAATCACCGACATCAACGCCTGGAACAAGTACATCGGTTGGTACGGCAAGGCTTCTCCGGCCAAAATCGACGGTTGGCTCAAACGCAACCACGAAAACGACCCCGGATACGGATTCGGCATCAGCGAATACGGCGCCGGCGCCAGCCTCAAACACTACGAGGACACACTCAAGCAACCGACCCCGAAAGCAGTATGGCATCCTGAGAAATGGCAAACGCATTACCACGAGGAGCACTGGAGAGCCATCAGCAAGTTCGATCCCGTTTGGGGAACTTACGTTTGGAACATGTTCGACTTCGGCGCGGCGCACCGCGTAGAGGGCGACACCTTCGGCCGCAACGACAAAGGCCTGGTAACCATAGACCGCAAAGAACGCAAAGACAGCTTCTACTTCTACAAGGCCAACTGGAACCGAAACGAACCGTTTATCCACATCGCCGAACAGCGCTTTGCCGAAAGGAAAAAAGCCATGCAATATATCAAGGCTTTCACCAACCTTGACAAAACCGTATTGACCGTAAACGGCAAAAAATTCCGCACAAAACGAACTGACAACGGCACTTGCCTTTGGGAAGGAATCACATTGAAAGACGGAGAAAATACAATTAAAGTTTCTGGAAAGAAGAATGGAAAAATAATCACAGACGAATGCGTTCTGATTCTTAAAAAAGAACTGGCTTCGGCAAAATAA
- a CDS encoding arylsulfatase, translating into MNSKDLLKNVGLGAAMLGAVAPSDALAQKNKKKKSEQPNILVIWGDDIGISNISAYSDGLMGYRTPNIDRIANEGMRFTDYYGEQSSTAGRAAFITGQSPVRTGLTKVGLPGAPVGIQDKDATIAEMLKPLGYATAQFGKNHLGDRDEYLPANHGFDEFFGNLYHLNAEEEPEHPDYPKDPEFRKKFGPRGVLKATADGQIKDTGPLTKKRMETCDEEFLNEAKDFIKRQAKADTPFFTWFNTTGMHFPTYPRPEVEGQSGQGFYADVMVEHDKMVGQLLDLLEELGIDDNTIVIYSTDNGPHFNMWPDGAITPFRSEKNTNWEGGYRVPAMVKWPGHIKPGQVSNAMMSHMDWAPTLVAAAGNDKLSEQLLKGEFKSNGKTFKSHLDGHNFLPYLTGKEKEGPRKNFFYFNDDGMPVAMRTGDWKLVFAEQRAHGFDVWANPFTPLRLPHILNLRRDPFERAPVDADNYQKFRIDHAFMIYKAQDEMEQFLRTFKEYPPSQRPASFGIDQITEEFLKVD; encoded by the coding sequence ATGAACTCTAAGGATCTTTTGAAAAACGTAGGCCTAGGCGCCGCGATGTTGGGCGCTGTTGCGCCTTCCGACGCGCTGGCCCAGAAAAATAAGAAGAAGAAAAGCGAACAACCGAATATCCTCGTAATCTGGGGCGATGATATCGGTATCTCTAACATCAGCGCTTACTCCGACGGCCTGATGGGGTACCGGACTCCGAACATCGACCGTATAGCCAACGAGGGCATGCGCTTTACCGACTACTACGGCGAGCAGTCTTCCACTGCCGGCCGGGCCGCGTTTATCACCGGCCAGTCTCCCGTGCGTACGGGCCTTACCAAAGTGGGATTGCCGGGCGCCCCGGTGGGAATTCAGGATAAGGACGCCACTATCGCCGAGATGTTGAAGCCGTTGGGCTACGCCACCGCGCAGTTCGGCAAAAACCACTTAGGCGACCGTGACGAGTACTTGCCCGCTAACCACGGGTTTGATGAGTTCTTCGGAAACCTTTATCACCTGAACGCCGAGGAAGAGCCGGAACATCCCGACTACCCGAAAGATCCCGAGTTCCGCAAGAAGTTCGGACCGAGAGGGGTGCTAAAAGCCACCGCCGACGGGCAGATCAAGGATACGGGACCATTGACAAAGAAACGGATGGAGACTTGTGACGAGGAGTTTCTAAACGAGGCCAAGGACTTTATCAAGCGACAGGCCAAGGCGGACACGCCTTTCTTCACTTGGTTCAACACCACAGGCATGCACTTTCCGACTTATCCCCGCCCAGAGGTGGAAGGACAGTCGGGCCAAGGCTTCTACGCCGACGTGATGGTTGAGCATGACAAAATGGTGGGGCAGTTGCTGGACCTTCTGGAAGAGTTGGGAATCGATGACAATACCATCGTGATCTACTCTACGGACAACGGCCCGCATTTCAATATGTGGCCCGACGGGGCAATCACCCCGTTCCGTTCGGAAAAAAACACCAACTGGGAAGGCGGATACCGCGTGCCGGCTATGGTGAAATGGCCGGGGCATATCAAACCAGGGCAGGTGTCTAACGCTATGATGTCGCATATGGACTGGGCTCCGACTTTGGTCGCGGCCGCGGGCAACGATAAGCTGAGCGAGCAGTTGCTTAAAGGCGAGTTCAAATCAAACGGAAAGACGTTCAAGTCGCACCTCGACGGTCATAACTTCTTGCCGTACTTGACGGGCAAGGAGAAAGAGGGGCCAAGAAAGAACTTCTTCTACTTCAATGACGACGGTATGCCCGTGGCTATGCGTACCGGCGACTGGAAACTAGTGTTCGCCGAGCAGAGAGCCCACGGCTTCGACGTATGGGCCAATCCATTCACCCCATTGCGTTTGCCACACATCCTGAACCTGCGTCGCGATCCGTTCGAAAGAGCGCCCGTTGACGCCGACAACTACCAGAAGTTCCGTATAGACCATGCTTTCATGATATACAAAGCGCAGGACGAGATGGAGCAGTTCCTGCGAACGTTCAAGGAGTACCCGCCATCGCAGCGCCCGGCTTCTTTCGGCATCGACCAGATAACCGAGGAATTCCTGAAAGTGGACTAA
- a CDS encoding endo-beta-N-acetylglucosaminidase codes for MKHFTVSSLFTKAFFSLCLLALSAHTYGQVEHPKIISFSFNPSDDNYIGNWSPGNSENEEFHISRVPLADRFEFKASQTNQNIPHKKKISNWVIMNPNTRNGDAIDDYNPHYWQYQDMWQYWSPGSARLHLPPASYTDAGHRNGCKIMGGLTFADPTQPSNSKFVELISKNSDGTYKHARRMVLIAKHFGFDGYAFNIEVTTYPSSIATQTRGLFQEMTRIAHEEENMPHFELTYYYVHYNSGSRSFGIRQVDGTNNKWLEENGKTTFTQAFLNYEWNGSSLQNSANYVKNNFPAGKNDPYDRVFAGLNMPGVSRGQLKHPWKDLLNNETSIALWEEKSWKDRRGMTPEDKRANFYSRAMNLWVGPNGDPSQPGVPSSSSGKTKRIAGMAAHVTAKSSIDSYPLVTNFNDGCGNFFAKAGEVAIPNEWNNTSIQDMVPTWRWWWSQGGQSLEASMDFLEAYEGGSSLKVTGNVSSTDNVLRLFKTKLPISNATQLEITYKVEGASAGSASNVLASLAFENGQSLSSFSHVPVGNTTKDGWNTVTLDLSSYSGQTLAVLGLNFKGSSSQSDYTVHIGGMSLTDGAVSAPDAATAINVAQLQATGRYISGRLEWALPGNPRFNESSNVEYFEAYQVSNNDQDSVFLGRSIARAMVFKNIMRTPGDGDMKFAIVSVGKDHKTTSSAISSGQTFEPGPWAKFNFQTRANIADGINASCESNFADSYQWTFQDGTPATSTAQNPGTITYTTPGVKSVTLTVTNATGSYDIETQITIGDASTNLALFQPSYRSTPSDYKGPERGNDGTTSNMYCGKYGLVHTPGIQPWWTVDLGRQVKISEIKAFHPSGTKPASSNYHIFISKTPFESEKKQETVNDPGLVHHIRETGSMQSPSSNYDLSSDNVVGRYVRIQLDVANGSKLQFSEFEVYGEYAPDVVAGPTATLSLSDHALISGETATLTATFDQAVTGFTNDDLTFSNGTLTNVTSADNITFTATFTPNEDISVSNNTISLDLSGVTDADGNAGFGTVSTNNFSIHTQDQAPSVTLGALADSYAYGKNTGTNYGSSNVLLVKQGGSTPYVRRTYIKFDGSQLPATSEINSATLRVSIASVNNQAKSVDFEVREVTDNSWTENGINWSNKPAPQSTVLATFRPSTVGETIEIDLTSFLQNRQGQGDVSLEFRSGTKGPAFIHLHSKEASDASLRPELAINEVASPALRQASVQEPVAEQEPKIGLYPNPAEHELNVMADSQIENVRVFDTRGQLLIESAPKAFSCALDVNALPAGVYAIIVVTEDGTEIRERFMKK; via the coding sequence ATGAAGCACTTTACAGTCTCATCGCTGTTCACAAAGGCCTTTTTCTCTTTGTGTCTGCTTGCCTTGTCCGCCCATACATACGGACAGGTCGAACACCCCAAAATCATTTCTTTCTCCTTTAACCCTTCCGATGATAATTATATCGGAAACTGGAGTCCCGGTAACTCCGAAAACGAGGAATTCCACATCTCAAGGGTACCGTTGGCCGACCGCTTTGAGTTCAAAGCCTCACAGACCAACCAGAACATTCCCCACAAAAAGAAAATCAGTAATTGGGTGATCATGAACCCAAACACCCGTAACGGTGATGCCATCGACGATTACAACCCGCATTACTGGCAATATCAGGACATGTGGCAATACTGGAGCCCGGGTAGCGCCCGCCTCCACCTGCCTCCGGCCTCCTATACCGACGCTGGACACCGTAACGGCTGTAAGATTATGGGCGGGTTGACTTTTGCCGACCCTACCCAGCCAAGTAATTCCAAATTTGTGGAATTGATCAGCAAAAACTCTGACGGCACATACAAACACGCCAGAAGGATGGTCCTTATCGCAAAGCATTTCGGGTTTGACGGCTACGCTTTCAATATCGAAGTGACGACCTACCCTAGCTCTATCGCTACGCAAACAAGAGGGTTGTTTCAGGAAATGACACGCATCGCTCACGAAGAGGAAAACATGCCTCACTTTGAGCTGACATACTACTATGTGCACTATAATTCTGGAAGCAGAAGCTTTGGCATTAGACAAGTGGATGGGACCAATAACAAGTGGCTTGAGGAAAACGGTAAAACAACCTTTACACAGGCCTTCCTAAACTACGAATGGAATGGAAGCTCTCTTCAAAACTCAGCCAACTACGTTAAAAACAACTTCCCGGCTGGAAAGAACGATCCTTACGACCGAGTTTTCGCCGGCCTTAATATGCCGGGCGTAAGCCGTGGACAACTCAAGCATCCTTGGAAAGACTTGCTTAACAACGAGACTTCTATCGCTCTTTGGGAAGAGAAAAGCTGGAAAGACCGCCGGGGCATGACTCCGGAAGACAAAAGGGCCAACTTCTACTCTCGCGCCATGAATCTCTGGGTAGGCCCGAACGGCGACCCTAGCCAACCGGGAGTACCGTCTAGCTCAAGTGGCAAGACCAAACGCATCGCCGGAATGGCCGCTCACGTTACGGCAAAGTCTTCGATCGACAGCTACCCGTTGGTGACTAACTTCAACGACGGTTGCGGTAACTTCTTCGCCAAGGCCGGTGAAGTGGCCATCCCGAACGAATGGAACAACACCAGTATCCAAGACATGGTGCCTACATGGCGTTGGTGGTGGAGCCAAGGCGGACAAAGCCTCGAAGCTTCTATGGATTTCTTGGAAGCTTACGAAGGCGGTAGCTCACTCAAAGTGACAGGAAACGTAAGTTCTACGGACAACGTACTCCGTCTGTTCAAGACCAAACTCCCGATCAGCAACGCGACCCAACTCGAAATCACTTACAAAGTGGAAGGCGCCTCGGCCGGATCGGCTTCGAACGTATTGGCCTCTTTGGCTTTCGAAAACGGGCAATCGCTCAGTAGTTTTAGCCACGTGCCGGTAGGCAACACCACCAAAGACGGATGGAACACCGTAACTCTGGATCTTTCTTCTTACTCGGGACAAACGCTCGCCGTGTTGGGCCTTAACTTCAAAGGATCTAGCTCGCAAAGCGATTATACCGTACACATCGGCGGAATGTCCTTGACCGACGGCGCCGTTTCGGCTCCGGACGCCGCCACCGCTATCAACGTGGCTCAACTTCAGGCTACCGGCCGTTACATTTCCGGCCGTCTTGAGTGGGCCCTTCCGGGAAATCCCCGCTTCAACGAAAGCTCTAACGTAGAGTATTTCGAGGCGTATCAGGTAAGCAACAACGACCAAGACTCAGTATTCTTGGGTCGCTCTATAGCGCGCGCCATGGTTTTTAAAAACATTATGAGAACTCCAGGCGACGGCGATATGAAGTTCGCGATTGTATCCGTAGGCAAAGACCATAAGACTACCAGCTCGGCCATCTCGTCAGGTCAGACCTTCGAGCCAGGGCCTTGGGCCAAATTCAACTTCCAGACCAGAGCCAACATCGCCGACGGCATAAACGCCAGCTGTGAGTCCAACTTCGCCGACAGCTACCAGTGGACGTTCCAAGACGGAACACCGGCCACCAGTACAGCCCAGAACCCAGGTACCATCACTTACACAACTCCGGGCGTAAAAAGCGTAACGCTCACCGTAACCAACGCAACAGGCTCTTACGATATCGAGACGCAAATTACTATCGGTGACGCCAGCACTAATCTCGCTTTGTTCCAGCCTTCTTACCGCTCAACTCCGTCCGACTACAAAGGACCGGAAAGAGGAAACGACGGCACTACATCAAATATGTACTGCGGAAAGTACGGCTTGGTACACACTCCGGGTATCCAGCCTTGGTGGACTGTAGACTTGGGACGCCAAGTGAAGATCAGCGAGATCAAAGCCTTCCATCCTAGCGGAACTAAGCCGGCTTCGTCAAACTACCATATCTTTATCTCCAAAACTCCTTTCGAATCGGAGAAGAAGCAAGAGACGGTTAACGATCCGGGCCTTGTACACCACATCAGGGAAACAGGCTCCATGCAGTCGCCTTCGTCTAATTACGACCTGTCTTCAGACAACGTTGTCGGGCGATATGTACGTATCCAGCTGGACGTGGCAAACGGCAGTAAGCTCCAGTTCTCCGAGTTCGAAGTATACGGCGAGTACGCTCCGGACGTTGTAGCTGGCCCGACGGCTACGCTTAGCCTTAGTGACCACGCGCTTATTTCGGGTGAGACAGCCACGCTTACGGCCACCTTCGACCAAGCGGTGACAGGCTTCACCAATGACGACCTGACATTCTCCAACGGTACGCTCACCAATGTCACCAGCGCCGACAACATCACGTTTACGGCCACTTTCACTCCAAACGAGGACATTTCCGTATCGAACAACACTATCAGCCTTGATCTTTCGGGAGTGACGGACGCCGACGGAAACGCCGGGTTCGGTACCGTATCGACAAATAACTTCAGCATCCATACCCAAGACCAAGCGCCTAGCGTAACGCTCGGAGCCTTGGCCGACAGCTACGCTTACGGCAAAAACACCGGAACGAACTACGGATCGTCAAACGTTCTCTTGGTAAAACAAGGCGGATCCACCCCGTACGTTCGCCGTACTTATATTAAGTTCGACGGTTCGCAACTGCCAGCCACTAGCGAGATCAACAGCGCTACGCTCAGGGTAAGCATCGCCAGCGTAAACAATCAGGCAAAATCGGTAGACTTTGAGGTAAGGGAAGTAACCGACAACAGCTGGACTGAGAACGGCATCAATTGGAGCAATAAGCCGGCACCACAGTCTACGGTTCTCGCGACATTCCGCCCGAGCACGGTGGGTGAGACTATCGAGATAGACTTGACATCGTTCCTCCAAAACCGTCAAGGCCAAGGCGACGTAAGCCTCGAATTCAGATCAGGCACCAAAGGCCCAGCGTTTATCCACCTCCACAGTAAGGAAGCCAGCGACGCCTCTTTGCGTCCGGAATTGGCTATAAACGAAGTGGCGAGCCCAGCCTTGCGCCAAGCTTCGGTACAGGAACCAGTAGCGGAACAGGAGCCTAAGATCGGCCTCTACCCTAACCCTGCCGAGCATGAGCTGAACGTAATGGCCGACAGCCAGATCGAAAACGTAAGAGTATTCGACACCAGAGGCCAGCTCCTTATCGAGTCAGCGCCGAAGGCATTCTCTTGCGCGTTGGACGTGAACGCACTGCCAGCCGGCGTATACGCCATTATAGTGGTGACCGAAGACGGAACGGAAATCCGTGAACGCTTTATGAAAAAGTAA
- a CDS encoding AraC family transcriptional regulator encodes MIELRYDLTDIESQLIEWADFLGGKVENGVLESDAVTIRAYSFEEMEMVSLVGTMKEETRFVRQIKPGADCFPLQFSLGMSVEQGSESHEEPKTHRGVYFTNIDSSIVCPKDYTYRSVVLRISKKNLLNFLHKDHSLYRSVDEGKPFFINDDITPKMRNIIFEMVNYDGPEPIRANLFRAFSWQLLTYFMEGIMLRYGKMSGYVKEASLKAVLQARDLLLSNLSESIPIDQLSRECGLSNTRLRELFKEVYGQSIHQYYQRYRMEEAKRLLLTGEYPVGEVGHMVGYTHLGHFSAAFKKAFGVLPKKLIIV; translated from the coding sequence ATGATAGAATTAAGGTACGACTTAACGGATATAGAAAGCCAACTCATTGAGTGGGCCGATTTTTTGGGAGGCAAAGTGGAGAACGGAGTGTTGGAAAGCGATGCGGTAACCATTAGGGCCTACTCGTTCGAAGAAATGGAAATGGTGAGTTTGGTCGGGACCATGAAGGAGGAAACCCGCTTTGTGCGCCAGATCAAACCCGGAGCGGACTGTTTTCCGTTACAGTTCAGTCTTGGGATGTCAGTTGAGCAAGGTAGCGAGAGCCACGAAGAGCCGAAAACCCATAGGGGAGTTTATTTCACTAATATCGATTCCAGTATTGTTTGTCCCAAAGACTACACCTATCGGAGCGTGGTGTTAAGGATTAGCAAAAAGAACCTGCTGAACTTTTTGCATAAAGACCATTCGCTTTATAGAAGTGTAGACGAAGGCAAGCCTTTTTTTATAAACGATGACATCACCCCGAAAATGAGGAATATTATTTTTGAGATGGTGAATTATGACGGTCCGGAGCCTATCCGGGCCAATCTGTTCAGGGCTTTTTCTTGGCAGTTGCTGACTTATTTTATGGAAGGCATAATGCTTAGGTACGGCAAGATGTCGGGTTATGTGAAAGAGGCCAGCCTAAAAGCCGTTTTGCAAGCCCGGGATTTGCTGTTGTCGAATCTGTCCGAATCCATACCCATAGACCAGCTTAGCAGGGAATGCGGATTGAGCAATACGCGGCTAAGGGAGCTTTTTAAGGAAGTGTACGGACAAAGCATCCATCAATATTACCAACGCTATAGGATGGAAGAGGCGAAGCGCCTGTTGCTGACTGGCGAATATCCCGTCGGTGAGGTGGGGCATATGGTGGGCTACACCCATTTGGGACATTTTTCGGCGGCCTTTAAGAAAGCCTTCGGTGTTTTGCCCAAAAAACTTATAATAGTATAG
- a CDS encoding HU family DNA-binding protein — protein MLKYKITQKANPQDREGPKKYYATPQTSGKKTLSAISRDITDMSSLSRGDISNVLLNLVDQIPKYLLDGQSVQLGELGSFRLSFGSEGAESSEDFNVSMIRNKKIIFTPGPSLKQELAKAQFELVKEKEAVS, from the coding sequence ATGCTAAAATACAAGATAACACAGAAAGCCAATCCCCAAGACCGCGAAGGCCCGAAGAAGTATTACGCCACACCGCAGACGTCGGGCAAAAAAACGCTTAGCGCCATCAGCCGTGACATCACGGACATGTCATCACTAAGCCGTGGCGATATCAGCAACGTGTTATTGAACTTAGTGGACCAAATACCGAAGTATCTGCTCGACGGCCAGTCCGTACAATTGGGCGAGCTGGGGTCTTTCCGGCTGAGCTTCGGCAGCGAGGGCGCCGAGAGTTCCGAGGATTTCAACGTATCGATGATCCGCAACAAAAAGATCATCTTCACGCCGGGTCCGAGCCTAAAGCAGGAGCTGGCCAAAGCCCAGTTTGAATTGGTCAAGGAAAAAGAGGCCGTCAGCTAA
- a CDS encoding anaerobic sulfatase maturase has product MTLTKGAEMDTTVDFLTAESSLNKRRKHFHMMIKPIGPVCNLACTYCYYLEKENIYENKKSTPSRFKMSDRVLEAYIRDYIKSQPTENPRVVFAWQGGEATLLGLEFFERAVKFQQKYADGRRMENTIQTNGMFIDGKWAKFLKKHDFLVGISIDGPKDIHDRYRVNKGGKGTWDRVMESVRALRKHKVRFNTLTVVSSLTAEHPLRVYRFLKSTGSEWFQFLPIQERKALDKNEKLSLVANDYKGETEVTEESVRPEQWGKFLTTIFDEWVRKDVGKIFVKEFDTALEAWCGYMPSSCIHSKSCGDGLVMEHNGDVFSCDHYVYPKFKLGNIMDKPLLDMANSPEQKKFGNDKYDTLSEKCRKCKYLTACYGECPKHRFAKTEKGEDHTYLCPGYYAFYDHVAPYMHVMRTLLKVGKKPAEIMNLIKIQERKEKAEAKKTRKKERMAV; this is encoded by the coding sequence ATGACGCTGACTAAAGGAGCTGAAATGGACACTACAGTTGATTTTCTTACCGCAGAGTCTTCTTTGAACAAAAGGAGAAAACACTTCCATATGATGATCAAGCCCATCGGGCCGGTCTGCAACTTGGCATGTACGTATTGTTACTACCTTGAGAAGGAAAACATATACGAGAACAAGAAATCCACACCGTCCCGCTTTAAGATGAGTGATAGGGTACTGGAGGCCTACATCAGGGACTATATCAAATCCCAGCCTACCGAAAATCCCCGCGTGGTGTTCGCTTGGCAGGGCGGAGAGGCTACGCTTTTGGGCTTGGAGTTCTTTGAGAGGGCCGTGAAGTTCCAGCAAAAGTACGCTGACGGACGGCGGATGGAAAACACCATACAGACCAACGGCATGTTCATAGACGGGAAGTGGGCGAAGTTCCTCAAGAAACACGACTTTCTGGTGGGTATTTCCATCGACGGGCCAAAGGATATCCACGACCGCTACCGTGTGAACAAAGGCGGAAAGGGCACTTGGGACCGGGTGATGGAGTCTGTCCGGGCCCTGCGCAAGCACAAAGTGCGCTTCAATACCCTAACCGTGGTCAGTAGCCTTACGGCCGAGCACCCGCTTAGGGTATACCGCTTCCTTAAATCTACGGGTAGCGAGTGGTTCCAGTTCCTGCCTATTCAGGAGCGCAAGGCCTTGGACAAAAATGAAAAGCTCAGTCTGGTGGCCAACGACTACAAGGGCGAGACGGAAGTGACAGAAGAGAGCGTAAGGCCCGAGCAATGGGGCAAATTCCTGACGACCATATTCGATGAGTGGGTGCGCAAGGACGTGGGCAAAATCTTCGTAAAGGAATTCGACACGGCTCTGGAGGCTTGGTGCGGGTATATGCCTTCTTCCTGCATCCACTCAAAGTCTTGTGGCGACGGATTGGTGATGGAGCACAACGGAGACGTATTCTCTTGCGACCATTACGTATATCCGAAGTTTAAGCTCGGCAATATCATGGACAAGCCGTTGTTGGACATGGCCAATTCGCCGGAGCAGAAGAAGTTCGGAAATGACAAGTACGATACCCTATCGGAGAAGTGCCGGAAGTGCAAATACCTGACGGCCTGTTACGGCGAATGCCCGAAGCACCGCTTCGCCAAGACCGAGAAGGGCGAGGACCACACCTACCTGTGTCCGGGGTACTACGCGTTTTATGACCATGTGGCGCCTTATATGCACGTGATGCGCACGTTGCTGAAGGTGGGCAAGAAGCCGGCGGAGATTATGAATCTTATAAAGATACAAGAGCGGAAGGAGAAAGCGGAAGCCAAAAAGACCAGAAAAAAAGAACGCATGGCAGTCTGA